One part of the Oncorhynchus gorbuscha isolate QuinsamMale2020 ecotype Even-year unplaced genomic scaffold, OgorEven_v1.0 Un_scaffold_590, whole genome shotgun sequence genome encodes these proteins:
- the LOC124018941 gene encoding elongation factor 1-beta-like, which translates to MGFGDLKTPSGLKVLNDFLADKSYIEGWVPSQADVAVFDAIPSAPSTVQCHALRWYNHIKSFQNQKGSLPGVKKPLGQYGPSGVADNTAADSKDDDDDMDLFGSDDEEDAEAERLKEERIAAYAAKKSKKPTLIAKSSILLDVKPWDDETDMAKLEECVRSISMDGLLWGQSKLVPVGYGIKKLQIGCVVEDDKVGTDQLEEQITAFEDYVQSMDVAAFNKI; encoded by the exons ATGGGCTTTGGCGACCTGAAAACTCCTAGCGGCCTCAAGGTCCTCAACGACTTTTTAGCCGACAAGAGCTACATCGAGGG GTGGGTGCCCTCCCAGGCCGACGTGGCTGTGTTTGATGCAATCCCCTCAGCCCCCTCAACAGTCCAGTGCCATGCTCTTCGCTGGTACAACCACATCAAGTCATTCCAGAACCAGAAGGGCAG TTTGCCAGGAGTAAAGAAACCCCTGGGCCAGTATGGTCCTTCCGGGGTGGCAGACAACACAGCTGCAGACTCAAAGGATGACGACGATGACATGGACCTGTTTGGCTCTGACGACGAG GAGGACGCGGAGGCAGAAaggctgaaggaggagagaatcgCAGCTTACGCCGCCAAGAAGTCAAAGA AGCCCACACTCATCGCCAAGTCATCGATCCTGCTTGATGTGAAACCGTGGGATGATGAGACTGACATGGCCAAGCTGGAGGAGTGTGTTCGCAGCATCTCAATGGACGGCCTGCTTTGGGGACAGT CCAAGCTGGTACCAGTGGGCTATGGCATCAAGAAGCTGCAGATCGGGTGTGTGGTAGAGGACGACAAGGTGGGAACAGACCAGCTGGAGGAACAGATTACAGCCTTTGAGGACTACGTCCAGTCTATGGATGTGGCTGCCTTCAACAAGATCTAA
- the LOC124018940 gene encoding NADH-ubiquinone oxidoreductase 75 kDa subunit, mitochondrial-like: protein MLRLPSVSRALAGAAKGSLAPSNNVRTSARAASNMVEVFVDGKPVEVLPGTTVLQACEKMGVQIPRFCYHERLSVAGNCRMCLVEIEKAPKLAAACAMPVMKGWNILTNSEKTRKAREGVMEFLLANHPLDCPICDQGGECDLQDQSMQFGSDRSRFSEDKRAVEDKNIGPLIKTIMTRCIQCTRCIRFASEIAGVEDLGTTGRGNNMQVGTYVEKMFMSEMSGNVIDICPVGALTSKPYAFTSRPWETRKTESIDVLDAVGSNIIVSTRGGEVMRVLPRLNEDINEEWISDKTRFAYDGLKRQRLTQPMVKDASGQLVPTSWEDVLTRVAGALQGAQGSDVAAIAGGMVDAEALVSLKDLLNRLNSDNLCTEEVFPDAGAGSDLRSNYLLNSGISGIEEADLLLLIGTNPRYEAPLFNARVRKSWLHNELKVSVVGSSVDLSYTYDHLGESTQVLQDIANGTHPFCQVLAQAKQPVVVVGSASLQRDDGGAILSSVQTIAQNARASSGVEEGWKVLNVLHRVASQVAALDLGYKAGVESIRKAPPKVLFLLGADRECITRQDLPKDCMIIYQGHHGDVGATMADVILPGAAYTEKNGTYVNTEGRSQQTRVAVTAPGMAREDWKIIRAISELAGLTLPYDSVDEVRGRLAEVSPNLVRYDDVEEANYFKQANQLSQAVNQTLLADPLVSPQLTAKDFYMTDPISRASQTMAKCVKAVTEGADAVDEPSIC from the exons ATGTTGCGTTTGCCATCCGTTAGCCGCGCGCTAGCAGGGGCAGCCAAGGGCAGCCTGGCCCCCTCCAACAATG TGCGTACCTCAGCGAGAGCTGCCAGTAACATGGTGGAGGTGTTTGTTGACGGGAAACCAGTGGAGGTGCTGCCTGGAACCACCGTGCTGCAG gcCTGTGAGAAGATGGGGGTGCAGATTCCTCGGTTCTGCTACCACGAGCGCCTGTCCGTGGCTGGGAACTGCAGAATGTGTCTGGTGGAGATTGAGAAAGCACCAAAGCTGGCGGCCGCGTGCGCCATGCCAGTGATGAAAGGCTGGAACATCCTGACCAACTCAGAGAAGACCCGCAAGgccagagagggagtgatggagttCCTGCTGGCTAACCACCCTCTGGACTGCCCCATCTGTGACCAGGGAGGAGAGTGTGACCTTCAG GACCAGTCCATGCAGTTTGGTTCAGACCGCAGTCGTTTCTCTGAGGACAAGCGGGCTGTGGAGGATAAGAACATTGGACCACTCATCAAAACAATCATGACCCGCTGCATCCAGTGCACACGCTGTATCCG TTTTGCCAGTGAGATTGCAGGTGTAGAGGACCTGGGTACCACAGGCAGAGGGAACAACATGCAGGTGGGAACGTACGTGGAGAAGATGTTCATGTCTGAGATGTCAGGAAACGTCATCGACATCTGTCCCGTAGGAGCCCTCACTTCCAAACCATACGCCTTCACCTCACGACCCTGGGAGACCAg GAAGACTGAGTCTATAGATGTGTTGGATGCAGTAGGCAGTAACATCATTGTGAGTACGCGTggtggagaggtgatgagggTTCTGCCCCGCCTGAACGAAGACATCAACGAGGAGTGGATCTCAGACAAGACCAG gtttgcGTATGACGGTCTGAAGCGCCAGAGGCTGACCCAGCCTATGGTGAAGGACGCGTCAGGACAGCTGGTCCCCACATCCTGGGAAGACGTACTCACACGCGTGGCCGGAGCA ttgcAGGGAGCCCAGGGCAGTGATGTGGCAGCCATAGCTGGAGGCATGGTGGATGCAGAGGCTCTGGTGTCTCTGAAGGACCTGCTCAACAGACTGAACAGTGACAACCTCTGTACCGAGGAGGTCTTCCCTGATGCTGGGGCTGG CTCTGACCTGCGTTCCAACTACCTGCTGAACTCTGGGATCAGTGGCATTGAGGAAGCTGACCTGCTGTTACTTATAGGAACCAACCCTCGTTACGAGGCTCCACTCTTCAATGCACGCGTCCgcaagag ctGGTTGCATAATGAGTTGAAGGTGTCTGTGGTGGGGAGCAGTGTGGATCTGAGTTACACTTACGACCACCTGGGAGAGTCCACTCAGGTGCTGCAGGACATCGCTAACGGAACACACCCCTTCTGCCAG gTGCTCGCGCAGGCCAAGCAGCCGGTAGTGGTGGTGGGCAGTGCCTCTCTTCAGAGGGACGATGGAGGAGCCATCTTGAGCTCTGTGCAAACCATCGCCCAGAATGCCCGGGCCAGCAGCGGAGTGGAGGAGGGCTGGAAGGTCCTCAACGTGCTGCACAG GGTAGCCAGTCAGGTGGCAGCCCTGGACCTGGGCTACAAGGCGGGGGTGGAGTCTATCCGTAAAGCCCCGCCCAAGGTTCTGTTCCTGCTAGGAGCTGACAGAGAATGCATCACCAGACAAGACCTGCCTAAAGACTGCATGATCATTTaccagg gtcaCCATGGAGATGTGGGTGCCACCATGGCTGATGTCATCCTGCCCGGCGCGGCGTACACTGAGAAGAATGGAACATATGTCAACACAGAGGGGAGGAGTCAACAGACACGCGTGGCCGTCACTGCGCCCGGCATGGCCAGGGAGGACTGGAAGATCATCAGAGCCATCTCcgag CTGGCGGGGCTGACTCTGCCCTATGACTCTGTGGATGAGGTGAGGGGTCGGCTGGCCGAGGTTTCTCCTAACCTGGTCCGCTACGACGACGTTGAGGAAGCCAACTACTTTAAACAGGCCAACCAACTCTCACAG gctGTGAATCAGACTCTTCTAGCAgatcctctggtctctcctcagCTGACCGCTAAAGACTTCTATATGACAG ATCCCATTAGCAGAGCGTCTCAGACCATGGCCAAGTGTGTGAAGGCCGTCACAGAGGGAGCTGATGCCGTCGATGAACCATCCATCTGCTGA